In Primulina huaijiensis isolate GDHJ02 unplaced genomic scaffold, ASM1229523v2 scaffold208218, whole genome shotgun sequence, the following proteins share a genomic window:
- the LOC140966904 gene encoding protein HESO1-like isoform X4 — protein sequence MNGYSSLELILKDILLAINPSREDWSVRFHTIKELQAVVESIENLRDGWGRIQFISNARVPILKLVKEWAKAHNINDPKSGTLNSYSLSLLVVYHLQTLEPAILPPLREIYPGNMIEDLTGVRAAAVKHIEDICAVNINRLKSNRSRLINRSSLAELFISFLAKFADICSRASEQGISPFSGRRQDIYSNMRWLPYTHELFVEDPFEQPENTARTVSSDQMKIIVEAIQATRSVIISPRQKNQKSVVSFLVRSHISHLVARKPPLRIL from the exons ATGAATGGTTATAGCTCGTTGGAGCTTATCCTCAAGGATATTCTTCTTGCTATTAATCCCTCGAGAGAGGATTGGTCAGTGAGATTTCATACAATCAAAGAGCTTCAAGCTGTTGTTGAATCCATTGAAAATCTAAGAG ATGGATGGGGTAGAATTCAGTTCATCTCCAACGCAAGGGTACCCATTCTAAAGCTC GTTAAGGAATGGGCAAAAGCTCACAATATCAATGACCCAAAATCTGGAACTTTGAATTCGTACTCTCTCAGTCTGCTTGTGGTTTATCATCTGCAG ACTTTGGAACCTGCAATATTACCTCCTCTTAGAGAAATATATCCAGGAAATATGATCGAAGACCTTACAG GAGTGAGGGCTGCTGCTGTAAAACACATTGAAGATATTTGTGCTGTAAACATAAACAGGCTCAAGTCCAATAGGtcgagattgatcaatcgaagTTCTTTGGCTGAACTCTTCATTTCTTTCCTTGCAAAG TTTGCTGACATTTGCTCAAGGGCTTCTGAGCAAGGTATTAGCCCATTTTCTGGACGACGGCAGGATATTTACAGCAACATGAGATGGTTACCATATACCCATGAACTATTT GTTGAAGACCCCTTTGAGCAGCCAGAAAATACAGCTAGGACAGTTAGCAGCGACCAAATGAAAATTATTGTTGAAGCAATCCAGGCAACTCGGAGCGTTATCATTTCGCCTcgtcaaaaaaatcaaaagtctGTTGTTTCATTTCTGGTCAGGTCGCATATATCACATTTAGTAGCTAGAAAACCCCCATTGCGAATTCTGTAA
- the LOC140966904 gene encoding protein HESO1-like isoform X1, whose protein sequence is MNGYSSLELILKDILLAINPSREDWSVRFHTIKELQAVVESIENLRGASVEPFGSFTSNLFTRWGDLDISIELQNGSHIASLGKKHKINLLRDVLRALRNKHGWGRIQFISNARVPILKLVSGYGISCDISISNLCGQMKSKLLFWINEIDDRFRDLVLLVKEWAKAHNINDPKSGTLNSYSLSLLVVYHLQTLEPAILPPLREIYPGNMIEDLTGVRAAAVKHIEDICAVNINRLKSNRSRLINRSSLAELFISFLAKFADICSRASEQGISPFSGRRQDIYSNMRWLPYTHELFVEDPFEQPENTARTVSSDQMKIIVEAIQATRSVIISPRQKNQKSVVSFLVRSHISHLVARKPPLRIL, encoded by the exons ATGAATGGTTATAGCTCGTTGGAGCTTATCCTCAAGGATATTCTTCTTGCTATTAATCCCTCGAGAGAGGATTGGTCAGTGAGATTTCATACAATCAAAGAGCTTCAAGCTGTTGTTGAATCCATTGAAAATCTAAGAG GCGCTTCTGTGGAACCATTTGGATCTTTTACATCCAATTTGTTTACTAGATGGGGAGATTTGGATATATCTATAGAGTTGCAAAATGGTTCACATATCGCATCTCTTGGGAAAAAGCACAAGATAAATTTACTGAGAGACGTACTGAGAGCATTGAGAAATAAAC ATGGATGGGGTAGAATTCAGTTCATCTCCAACGCAAGGGTACCCATTCTAAAGCTCGTGAGTGGCTATGGCATCTCGTGCGACATCTCAATTAGCAATTTATGTGGTCAAATGAAGTCCAAACTGTTGTTTTGGATCAATGAGATTGATGATCGCTTTCGTGATTTGGTTTTACTG GTTAAGGAATGGGCAAAAGCTCACAATATCAATGACCCAAAATCTGGAACTTTGAATTCGTACTCTCTCAGTCTGCTTGTGGTTTATCATCTGCAG ACTTTGGAACCTGCAATATTACCTCCTCTTAGAGAAATATATCCAGGAAATATGATCGAAGACCTTACAG GAGTGAGGGCTGCTGCTGTAAAACACATTGAAGATATTTGTGCTGTAAACATAAACAGGCTCAAGTCCAATAGGtcgagattgatcaatcgaagTTCTTTGGCTGAACTCTTCATTTCTTTCCTTGCAAAG TTTGCTGACATTTGCTCAAGGGCTTCTGAGCAAGGTATTAGCCCATTTTCTGGACGACGGCAGGATATTTACAGCAACATGAGATGGTTACCATATACCCATGAACTATTT GTTGAAGACCCCTTTGAGCAGCCAGAAAATACAGCTAGGACAGTTAGCAGCGACCAAATGAAAATTATTGTTGAAGCAATCCAGGCAACTCGGAGCGTTATCATTTCGCCTcgtcaaaaaaatcaaaagtctGTTGTTTCATTTCTGGTCAGGTCGCATATATCACATTTAGTAGCTAGAAAACCCCCATTGCGAATTCTGTAA
- the LOC140966904 gene encoding protein HESO1-like isoform X3: protein MNGYSSLELILKDILLAINPSREDWSVRFHTIKELQAVVESIENLRDGWGRIQFISNARVPILKLVSGYGISCDISISNLCGQMKSKLLFWINEIDDRFRDLVLLVKEWAKAHNINDPKSGTLNSYSLSLLVVYHLQTLEPAILPPLREIYPGNMIEDLTGVRAAAVKHIEDICAVNINRLKSNRSRLINRSSLAELFISFLAKFADICSRASEQGISPFSGRRQDIYSNMRWLPYTHELFVEDPFEQPENTARTVSSDQMKIIVEAIQATRSVIISPRQKNQKSVVSFLVRSHISHLVARKPPLRIL from the exons ATGAATGGTTATAGCTCGTTGGAGCTTATCCTCAAGGATATTCTTCTTGCTATTAATCCCTCGAGAGAGGATTGGTCAGTGAGATTTCATACAATCAAAGAGCTTCAAGCTGTTGTTGAATCCATTGAAAATCTAAGAG ATGGATGGGGTAGAATTCAGTTCATCTCCAACGCAAGGGTACCCATTCTAAAGCTCGTGAGTGGCTATGGCATCTCGTGCGACATCTCAATTAGCAATTTATGTGGTCAAATGAAGTCCAAACTGTTGTTTTGGATCAATGAGATTGATGATCGCTTTCGTGATTTGGTTTTACTG GTTAAGGAATGGGCAAAAGCTCACAATATCAATGACCCAAAATCTGGAACTTTGAATTCGTACTCTCTCAGTCTGCTTGTGGTTTATCATCTGCAG ACTTTGGAACCTGCAATATTACCTCCTCTTAGAGAAATATATCCAGGAAATATGATCGAAGACCTTACAG GAGTGAGGGCTGCTGCTGTAAAACACATTGAAGATATTTGTGCTGTAAACATAAACAGGCTCAAGTCCAATAGGtcgagattgatcaatcgaagTTCTTTGGCTGAACTCTTCATTTCTTTCCTTGCAAAG TTTGCTGACATTTGCTCAAGGGCTTCTGAGCAAGGTATTAGCCCATTTTCTGGACGACGGCAGGATATTTACAGCAACATGAGATGGTTACCATATACCCATGAACTATTT GTTGAAGACCCCTTTGAGCAGCCAGAAAATACAGCTAGGACAGTTAGCAGCGACCAAATGAAAATTATTGTTGAAGCAATCCAGGCAACTCGGAGCGTTATCATTTCGCCTcgtcaaaaaaatcaaaagtctGTTGTTTCATTTCTGGTCAGGTCGCATATATCACATTTAGTAGCTAGAAAACCCCCATTGCGAATTCTGTAA
- the LOC140966904 gene encoding protein HESO1-like isoform X2, translated as MNGYSSLELILKDILLAINPSREDWSVRFHTIKELQAVVESIENLRGASVEPFGSFTSNLFTRWGDLDISIELQNGSHIASLGKKHKINLLRDVLRALRNKHGWGRIQFISNARVPILKLVKEWAKAHNINDPKSGTLNSYSLSLLVVYHLQTLEPAILPPLREIYPGNMIEDLTGVRAAAVKHIEDICAVNINRLKSNRSRLINRSSLAELFISFLAKFADICSRASEQGISPFSGRRQDIYSNMRWLPYTHELFVEDPFEQPENTARTVSSDQMKIIVEAIQATRSVIISPRQKNQKSVVSFLVRSHISHLVARKPPLRIL; from the exons ATGAATGGTTATAGCTCGTTGGAGCTTATCCTCAAGGATATTCTTCTTGCTATTAATCCCTCGAGAGAGGATTGGTCAGTGAGATTTCATACAATCAAAGAGCTTCAAGCTGTTGTTGAATCCATTGAAAATCTAAGAG GCGCTTCTGTGGAACCATTTGGATCTTTTACATCCAATTTGTTTACTAGATGGGGAGATTTGGATATATCTATAGAGTTGCAAAATGGTTCACATATCGCATCTCTTGGGAAAAAGCACAAGATAAATTTACTGAGAGACGTACTGAGAGCATTGAGAAATAAAC ATGGATGGGGTAGAATTCAGTTCATCTCCAACGCAAGGGTACCCATTCTAAAGCTC GTTAAGGAATGGGCAAAAGCTCACAATATCAATGACCCAAAATCTGGAACTTTGAATTCGTACTCTCTCAGTCTGCTTGTGGTTTATCATCTGCAG ACTTTGGAACCTGCAATATTACCTCCTCTTAGAGAAATATATCCAGGAAATATGATCGAAGACCTTACAG GAGTGAGGGCTGCTGCTGTAAAACACATTGAAGATATTTGTGCTGTAAACATAAACAGGCTCAAGTCCAATAGGtcgagattgatcaatcgaagTTCTTTGGCTGAACTCTTCATTTCTTTCCTTGCAAAG TTTGCTGACATTTGCTCAAGGGCTTCTGAGCAAGGTATTAGCCCATTTTCTGGACGACGGCAGGATATTTACAGCAACATGAGATGGTTACCATATACCCATGAACTATTT GTTGAAGACCCCTTTGAGCAGCCAGAAAATACAGCTAGGACAGTTAGCAGCGACCAAATGAAAATTATTGTTGAAGCAATCCAGGCAACTCGGAGCGTTATCATTTCGCCTcgtcaaaaaaatcaaaagtctGTTGTTTCATTTCTGGTCAGGTCGCATATATCACATTTAGTAGCTAGAAAACCCCCATTGCGAATTCTGTAA